From a region of the Arachis ipaensis cultivar K30076 chromosome B09, Araip1.1, whole genome shotgun sequence genome:
- the LOC107615873 gene encoding protein MAIN-LIKE 1-like, with product MTITLQDVEYQLGLMIDSDHVSGCMGSWKQHHQGRTIEDFCQQLLDVVPGLEDRQSQTKWIVKLTWFLNTVCGELEQDATKVHFLRYTRGYIMQLIGAILFRDASDSRVHIRWFPLLEDLDACGRLSWGSAVLAWMYCQMCRATEHGARNLGGCVSLLLS from the coding sequence ATGACCATCACACTGCAGGACGTGGAGTATCAGCTGGGACTCATGATCGACAGTGATCATGTGAGTGGGTGCATGGGTAGTTGGAAGCAGCACCATCAAGGACGGACCATTGAGGACTTTTGTCAGCAGTTACTGGATGTTGTGCCTGGCCTGGAGGACAGACAGTCACAGACGAAGTGGATTGTCAAGCTGACGTGGTTCCTTAACACTGTCTGCGGAGAGCTAGAGCAGGACGCCACTAAGGTGCACTTCCTGAGGTACACAAGAGGCTACATTATGCAGCTGATAGGGGCTATTCTATTCCGAGATGCATCTGACTCTCGGGTGCACATCAGGTGGTTCCCCCTGCTGGAGGACCTTGATGCATGTGGTAGGTTGTCGTGGGGATCGGCTGTATTGGCTTGGATGTACTGCCAGATGTGCCGCGCCACAGAGCATGGTGCGCGCAACCTAGGTGGTTGCGTTAGCCTGCTATTGTCTTAG